One window of Nicotiana tomentosiformis chromosome 11, ASM39032v3, whole genome shotgun sequence genomic DNA carries:
- the LOC104100496 gene encoding uncharacterized protein has product MEDSGFWKVVIKAKHGELNHWCSKVSSAPYGVGLWKGINKLWSTFAQNIHFEVGNGTYIRFWKDKWLGNSTLQVSFPNLFTIGQDPNAVIAAYMEGVNWDLKFRRDMHDWEINELLELYARLQQSSINSRAVDRLK; this is encoded by the coding sequence ATGGAGGATTCTGGGTTCTGGAAAGTTGTCATCAAAGCCAAGCATGGAGAGCTGAATCACTGGTGTTCAAAAGTCTCAAGTGCTCCATACGGTGTGGGATTATGGAAAGGCATCAACAAATTATGGAGTACTTTTGCTCAGAACATCCATTTTGAAGTTGGGAATGGTACATACATCAGATTCTGGAAGGATAAATGGCTCGGAAACTCTACCCTCCAAGTTTCATTCCCTAACTTGTTCACCATAGGCCAAGATCCTAATGCGGTTATTGCTGCATACATGGAAGGGGTCAATTGGGACTTGAAGTTCAGAAGGGACATGCATGATTGGGAAATAAATGAGTTGCTAGAACTTTATGCAAGACTACAACAAAGCAGTATTAACTCCCGAGCTGTGGATAGACTTAAATAG
- the LOC104100493 gene encoding LOW QUALITY PROTEIN: salicylic acid-binding protein 2-like (The sequence of the model RefSeq protein was modified relative to this genomic sequence to represent the inferred CDS: substituted 2 bases at 2 genomic stop codons), whose product MVEKRNLQGLKVEVIKKQLGKHFVLVLGAWHGGXSXYKLKPLLEVSGDKVTTLDLAASGIDLRKIDELRTLHDYNLPLIEFMETQLPQEEKVILVGHSLGGMNLGLAMEKYPQKIYVAVFLTTLMPDSVHNSSYVLDQYDERTPAENWLDTQLLEFGSPKEPLTSIFFGPKFLTYKLYQLCFPETISNCYCVN is encoded by the exons ATGGTTGAA AAAAGAAACTTACAAGGCCTAAAAGTGGAGGTTATCAAGAAGCAATTAGGAAAGCACTTTGTTTTGGTACTTGGTGC ATGGCATGGAGGTTAGAGCTAGTACAAGCTAAAGCCTCTGCTAGAAGTTTCGGGCGACAAGGTTACAACCCTTGATCTAGCAGCTTCTGGCATTGATTTGAGAAAAATAGACGAGCTTCGCACGCTTCATGACTATAATTTACCATTGATAGAGTTTATGGAAACCCAACTTCCACAAGAGGAGAAGGTTATATTAGTTGGGCATAGTCTTGGTGGTATGAATCTTGGACTTGCTATGGAAAAGTATCCACAGAAGATCTATGTTGCTGTTTTCTTGACTACTTTAATGCCTGATTCTGTTCACAACTCCTCCTATGTTTTGGATC AGTATGATGAACGGACACCAGCAGAGAATTGGTTGGATACTCAGCTTTTAGAATTTGGTTCCCCTAAAGAGCCACTAACATCTATATTTTTTGGCCCCAAGTTCTTGACTTACAAGCTCTACCAACTATGTTTTCCCGAG ACAATTAGTAATTGTTATTGTGTTAATTAA